Proteins from one Leptonema illini DSM 21528 genomic window:
- the pyrB gene encoding aspartate carbamoyltransferase has protein sequence MKRFDFPHTHIIDSHQFSREDLNTILAATEHVVRLKEQNRLFGVLEGRLMASLFFESSTRTRLSFEAAMHRLGGRIITTVGFQFSSISKGETLYDTMKMIEAYADIAVIRHPVEGSSRIAAGAVNIPIINAGDGAGQHPTQALLDLYTIVRERGLPDKKRIAFIGDLKFGRTIHSLVKLLTHYETEFVFISPVDLALPESYRKELRSLGIHFEETEDLKAMWDCDVAYITRIQEERFADRADYERLKDSYVVNRAFVQASRHPTLLLHPLPRVNELSTDVDDMPNAAYFRQAAYGVDVRMALLCLCLQAELPDL, from the coding sequence ATGAAGCGCTTTGACTTTCCCCACACTCATATCATCGACTCGCATCAGTTCAGCCGTGAGGATCTGAACACGATTCTGGCCGCTACCGAACACGTCGTGCGGCTGAAAGAGCAGAATCGGCTTTTCGGAGTTCTGGAAGGGAGGTTGATGGCCTCCCTTTTTTTCGAATCATCGACGCGAACGCGTCTGAGCTTTGAGGCAGCCATGCATCGCCTTGGCGGGCGCATCATCACCACCGTCGGATTCCAGTTCTCATCGATTAGCAAAGGCGAAACGCTTTATGATACGATGAAGATGATCGAGGCCTATGCCGATATCGCCGTAATCCGGCATCCGGTTGAAGGATCGAGCCGCATTGCCGCCGGCGCCGTGAATATTCCCATCATCAATGCAGGCGACGGAGCCGGACAGCATCCGACGCAGGCGTTGCTCGATCTCTATACGATCGTTCGAGAGCGCGGGCTGCCCGATAAAAAACGCATCGCCTTTATCGGCGACCTGAAGTTCGGCCGCACGATTCACAGCCTGGTTAAACTTCTCACACATTACGAAACGGAATTCGTCTTTATCTCGCCCGTCGACCTTGCCCTTCCCGAGTCCTACCGCAAAGAGCTGCGTTCGCTCGGCATTCACTTCGAAGAAACCGAAGACCTGAAGGCCATGTGGGACTGCGACGTCGCCTACATCACGCGCATCCAGGAAGAGCGCTTCGCTGACCGGGCCGATTATGAGCGTCTGAAGGACAGCTACGTCGTTAACCGTGCCTTCGTGCAGGCGTCAAGGCATCCGACTTTGCTGCTGCATCCGCTTCCGCGAGTGAACGAGCTATCGACCGACGTCGACGATATGCCCAATGCCGCCTACTTCAGACAGGCGGCTTACGGCGTCGACGTACGCATGGCACTACTCTGTCTCTGTTTGCAGGCCGAGCTGCCCGATCTTTAA
- a CDS encoding toxin-antitoxin system YwqK family antitoxin: protein MRRILALFFSIILTGTLAANQNRPTGLPEGARYVAAHRVWVQESASHQIVWYADGTKKSEGDLKQGQRDGAWVFFHANGNKRAEGSYTAGRMTGPWKLYYKSGKLQSEGEYRNGSKQGPWTVYFESGRKKSDGTYAGGLKNGPWTEYYESGAVFFKGIYVADLAHGQWIYYFQNGAFYQGGTYSEDVRTGIWKVCIAPGGPCGEEIMRQNEPPRVSGLPKEQSTPAGKDPMSILDGPAPENREELPPSLQNWNKD, encoded by the coding sequence ATGCGAAGGATTCTTGCCCTGTTTTTTTCTATTATTCTGACCGGAACGCTTGCGGCGAATCAGAACCGCCCCACCGGCCTGCCCGAAGGCGCTCGTTATGTAGCCGCCCATCGCGTATGGGTCCAGGAATCGGCCAGTCATCAGATCGTCTGGTATGCCGACGGCACAAAAAAATCCGAGGGCGATCTGAAGCAGGGCCAGCGCGATGGAGCCTGGGTTTTCTTTCATGCTAACGGCAATAAAAGGGCCGAAGGCAGCTACACGGCAGGCCGAATGACAGGCCCCTGGAAGCTCTACTATAAATCGGGCAAGCTTCAGTCAGAGGGAGAATACCGCAACGGCAGCAAGCAGGGCCCCTGGACGGTATATTTCGAAAGCGGACGAAAGAAGTCTGACGGAACCTACGCCGGAGGCCTCAAGAACGGCCCCTGGACGGAATATTACGAATCGGGCGCCGTATTCTTCAAGGGCATTTACGTGGCCGACCTCGCTCACGGGCAATGGATCTATTACTTTCAGAACGGTGCTTTCTATCAGGGTGGGACCTACAGCGAGGACGTGCGTACGGGCATCTGGAAAGTCTGCATTGCGCCGGGCGGACCATGCGGCGAAGAGATCATGCGCCAGAACGAGCCGCCACGCGTATCGGGACTGCCAAAAGAACAGAGCACTCCGGCCGGCAAAGATCCGATGAGCATCCTCGACGGGCCGGCTCCAGAAAACAGAGAAGAGCTTCCTCCTTCTTTGCAGAACTGGAACAAGGACTGA